In a genomic window of Leishmania infantum JPCM5 genome chromosome 1:
- a CDS encoding putative MCAK-like kinesin: MMSAEPPSSQPYISDVLRRYQLERFQSSFASSMTIKDLLALQPEDFNRYGVVEAMDILRLRDAIEYIKANPLPASRSGSDVLDNDGDGDGDDSTPEGKEGCSTERRRQYTARGTTVLCGSTDTAEEVKRKSRIIVAIRKRPLSAGEQTNGFTDIMDADNNGEIVLKEPKVKVDLRKYTHVHRFFFDEVFDEACDNVDVYNRAARALIDTVFDGGCATCFAYGQTGSGKTHTMLGKGPEPGLYALAAKDMFDRLTSDTRIVVSFYEIYSGKLFDLLNGRRPLRALEDDKGRVNIRGLTEHCSTSVEDLMTIIDQGSGVRSCGSTGANDTSSRSHAILEIKLKAKRTSKQSGKFTFIDLAGSERGADTVDCARQTRLEGAEINKSLLALKECIRFLDQNRKHVPFRGSKLTEVLRDSFIGNCRTVMIGAVSPSNNNAEHTLNTLRYADRVKELKRNATERRTVCVPNDQEEAFFDTTESRPPSRRTTTRLSAAAPLFSGTSTAAPACKSTLLSSRSVNTLSPSSQGKSTLVTPKPLSRDRTPDMVCAKRPRDSDRSGEDEVVARPSGRPSFKRFEGGAELVAAQRSRVIDQYNAYLETDMNCIKEEYQVKYDAEQMNANTRTFVERARLLVSEKRRAMESFLTQLDELDKIAQQVASITAFQQHLPPTQPSSSSF; the protein is encoded by the coding sequence ATGATGTCGGCCgagccgccgtcgtcgcagccGTACATCAGcgacgtgctgcggcggtacCAGCTGGAGCGCTTTCAGAGTTCCTTTGCATCGAGCATGACCATCAAGGACCTCCTCGCCCTGCAGCCGGAGGACTTCAACCGCTACGGCGTCGTAGAGGCAATGGACATTTtgcggctgcgcgacgccATCGAGTACATCAAGGCCAACCCGCTCCCCGCCTCGCGCTCCGGCAGTGACGTGCtcgacaacgacggcgacggcgacggcgacgacagtACGccggaggggaaggaggggtgcTCGACGGAGCGCCGACGGCAGTACACAGCACGCGGAACCACCGTCCTTTGCGGGTCGACCGACACCGCcgaggaggtgaagcgcAAGAGCCGCATCATCGTCGCCATTCGCAAGCGTCCGCTCAGCGCCGGGGAGCAGACGAACGGCTTCACGGACATCATGGACGCCGACAACAACGGCGAGATTGTGCTGAAGGAGCCAAAGGTGAAGGTCGACCTCCGCAAGTACACCCACGTgcaccgcttcttcttcgacGAGGTTTTCGACGAGGCGTGCGACAACGTCGACGTGTACAACCGCGCTGCCCGCGCGCTGATCGACACCGTCttcgacggcggctgcgcgacatGCTTCGCCTATGGGCAGACAGGGAGCGGCAAGACACACACGATGCTCGGCAAGGGCCCCGAGCCGGGCCTGTACGCACTCGCCGCCAAAGACATGTTTGACCGCCTCACGAGCGACACGCGCATCGTTGTTTCCTTTTACGAGATCTACAGCGGGAAGCTCTTTGACTTGCTGAACGGCCGGCGACCACTGCGAGCCCTCGAGGACGACAAGGGGAGGGTGAACATCCGCGGCCTCACCGAACACTGCTCTACCAGCGTGGAGGACCTCATGACGATCATCGACcagggcagcggcgttcgcagctgcggctccaccggcgccaaCGACACGAGCTCCCGCTCCCACGCCATTCTCGAGATCAAGCTCAAGGCGAAACGGACGTCGAAGCAGAGCGGCAAGTTCACATTCATCGACCTCGCTGGAagcgagcgcggcgccgacacGGTGGATTGCGCGCGACAGACACGCCTCGAAGGGGCGGAGATTAACAAGAGCCTACTCGCTCTGAAGGAGTGCATTCGTTTTTTAGATCAGAACAGGAAGCACGTCCCGTTCCGCGGCTCGAAGCTGACTGAGGTGCTCCGCGACTCGTTTATCGGCAACTGCCGCACGGTGATGATCGGCGCCGTCTCTCCGTCCAACAACAATGCCGAGCACACGCTGAACACGTTGCGCTACGCCGATCGCGTCaaggagctgaagcgcaACGCCACGGAGCGGCgcaccgtgtgcgtgcccaACGACCAGGAAGAGGCCTTCTTTGACACGACCGAGAGCAGGCCACCGTCGCGGAGGACGACAACTCGGCTTTCTGCGGCCGCCCCGCTTTTCTCCGGCACTTCGACGGCTGCCCCAGCATGTAAAAGCACGTTgctcagcagccgctccgtcAACACActctcgccgtcgtcgcaggGCAAGTCGACTCTCGTCACCCCGAAGCCACTGTCGCGCGATCGGACTCCGGACATGGTGTGCGCTAAGCGGCCCCGCGACTCAGACCGAAGCGGCGAAGACGAAGTGGTGGCGCGGCCGAGTGGGCGCCCAAGCTTCAAGCGCttcgagggcggcgccgagctCGTGGCGGCCCAGCGCAGTCGTGTCATTGACCAATACAACGCCTACCTCGAGACGGACATGAACTGTATCAAGGAGGAGTACCAGGTGAAGTACGACGCAGAGCAGATGAACGCCAACACGCGCACCTTTGTCGAGCGCGCACGCCTGCTGGTGAGCGAGAAGCGGCGCGCGATGGAGTCCTTCCTAACGCAGCTGGACGAGCTCGATAAGATCGCGCAGCAGGTCGCCAGCATCACCGCCTTTCAGCAGCACCTGCCGCCAACGCAGCCGTCTTCATCGTCCTTTTAG
- a CDS encoding putative carboxylase, which yields MPAPIFDKVLVANRGEIACRVMATCQRLGIKTVAVYSTADEQAKHVKVADEGVCIGPPASVESYLCIDKIVDACKKTGAQAVHPGYGFLSENGEFQSALHKNNIIFVGPDAHSIEAMGDKIESKRLARSAGVTCIPGFIGEVKTHEDVLKFAREVGYPVMIKASGGGGGKGMRVAYNDNQCVEYYDMCKEEAKAAFNSDKMLVEKFIENPRHIEIQVIADRRGNTLYLPERECSIQRRNQKVIEEAPSVLLDAKTRKAMGEEAVAMARAVQYVSAGTVENVVNPQKQFYFLEMNTRLQVEHPITEEITGIDLVEQMLRAAADLPLSITQDDIKINGHATECRVYAEDPMKNYFPSIGRLTMYQEPTGPGVRCDSGIIEGSQISVYYDPLICKLSTWGKDRTACIERMEKALDEYVIRGLRHNICLLRDVITEPRYQSGNLTTNYLPEQYPNGFKKAELTAEETQLMYKAAACVHLKRERTHYTQGTAPSERQFYVSVGAKQEGEMPVYVRQLDDSHFEVAASKSGPFKKLEMAWKVSYPIIRVNDGEKETVLQFWGTNEVTYGIQMKGTTFDVNVMSDLQSVLGHFVPVVETTVNAKQILSPMPGVIVAIKVQPGQTVIAGEELLTLEAMKMRNKIHAQADGKVKEIKAKLGATVEDSEVLVELE from the coding sequence ATGCCTGCTCCGATTTTCGACAAGGTTCTCGTCGCTAACCGCGGCGAGATCGCCTGCCGTGTGATGGCGACCTGCCAGCGCCTGGGAATCAAGACGGTGGCCGTCTACTCCACCGCCGATGAGCAGGCCAAGCACGTGAAGGTGGCGGACGAGGGCGTCTGCATTGGCCCCCCCGCCTCCGTAGAGAGCTACCTGTGTATTGACAAGATTGTGGATGCCTGCAAGAAGACGGGTGCTCAGGCTGTTCACCCAGGGTACGGCTTCCTGTCCGAGAACGGCGAGTTTCAGTCGGCCTTGCACAAGAACAACATCATCTTCGTTGGCCCAGACGCGCACTCTATCGAGGCTATGGGCGACAAGATCGAGTCGAAGCGGCTTGCCCGCAGTGCTGGAGTGACGTGTATTCCTGGCTTCATCGGCGAGGTGAAGACGCACGAGGACGTGCTGAAGTTTGCGAGAGAGGTCGGCTACCCGGTCATGATCAAGGCTtccggtggtggtggtggcaaggGCATGCGAGTAGCGTACAATGACAATCAGTGCGTGGAGTACTACGACATGTGCAAGGAGGAGGCCAAGGCCGCCTTCAACAGCGACAAGATGCTCGTCGAGAAGTTCATCGAAAACCCGCGTCACATCGAGATCCAGGTGATCGCGGATCGCAGGGGCAACACCCTGTACCTGCCGGAGCGCGAGTGCTCCATTCAGCGCCGCAACCAGAAGGTgatcgaggaggcgccgTCGGTCCTGTTGGATGCAAAGACCCGCAAGGCCATGGGCGAGGAGGCTGTCGCGATGGCGCGAGCCGTGCAGTACGTCAGCGCCGGCACGGTCGAGAACGTCGTCAACCCGCAGAAGCAGTTCTATTTCCTCGAGATGAACACCCGCCTCCAGGTGGAGCACCCTATCACGGAGGAGATCACCGGCATCGATCTCGTGGAGCAGATGCTCCGTGCCGCGGCAGACCTGCCGCTCAGCATCACGCAGGACGACATCAAGATCAACGGCCATGCCACGGAGTGTCGCGTGTACGCCGAGGACCCGATGAAGAACTACTTCCCGTCCATCGGCCGCCTCACCATGTATCAGGAGCCGACTGGCCCCGGCGTGCGCTGCGACTCTGGCATCATCGAAGGGTCCCAGATCTCGGTTTATTACGACCCGCTCATCTGCAAGCTGTCCACCTGGGGAAAGGACCGCACGGCGTGCATTGAGCGTATGGAGAAAGCGCTGGACGAGTACGTCATTCGCGGCCTGCGCCACAATATTTGCCTCCTGCGCGACGTTATCACGGAGCCGCGTTACCAGAGCGGTAACCTCACCACCAACTACCTGCCGGAGCAGTACCCGAACGGGTTCAAGAAGGCGGAGCTGACCGCGGAGGAGACGCAGCTGATGTATAAGGCGGCCGCCTGCGTGCACCTGAAGCGCGAGCGCACTCACTACACCCAGGGCACCGCTCCGTCGGAGCGTCAGTTCTACGTCTCTGTCGGCGCTAAGCAGGAGGGCGAGATGCCGGTGTACGTCCGGCAGCTCGACGACTCCCACTTCGAGGTCGCCGCGTCGAAGAGCGGTCCGTTTAAGAAGCTGGAGATGGCGTGGAAGGTCAGCTATCCGATCATCCGCGTGAACGAtggagagaaggagacggtgctgcagtTCTGGGGCACCAATGAGGTGACTTACGGCATCCAGATGAAGGGCACCACTTTCGACGTGAATGTAATGAGCGACTTGCAGTCCGTGCTGGGCCACTTCGTGCCGGTTGTAGAGACCACCGTCAACGCGAAGCAGATTCTGTCGCCGATGCCAGGTGTCATTGTCGCCATCAAGGTGCAGCCTGGGCAGACGGTGATCGCCGGTGAAGAGCTTCTGACGCTGGAGGCCATGAAGATGCGCAACAAGATCCACGCTCAGGCGGACGGCAAGGTGAAGGAGATCAAGGCCAAGCTCGGCGCCACCGTGGAGGACAGTGAAGTGCTAGTCGAGCTTGAGTAA